The following are encoded in a window of Mycobacterium decipiens genomic DNA:
- a CDS encoding DNA-directed RNA polymerase subunit alpha: MLISQRPTLSEDILTDNRSQFVIEPLEPGFGYTLGNSLRRTLLSSIPGAAVTSIRIDGVLHEFTTVPGVKEDVTEIILNLKSLVVSSEEDEPVTMYLRKQGPGEVTAGDIVPPAGVTVHNPGMNIATLNDKGKLEVELVVERGRGYVPAVQNRASGAEIGRIPVDSIYSPVLKVTYKVDATRVEQRTDFDKLILDVETKSSITPRDALASAGKTLVELFGLARELNVEAEGIEIGPSPAEADHIASFALPIDDLDLTVRSYNCLKREGVHTVGELVSRTESDLLDIRNFGQKSIDEVKVKLHQLGLSLKDSPPSFDPSEVAGYDVATGTWSTEGAYDEQDYAETEQL; this comes from the coding sequence ATGCTGATCTCACAGCGCCCCACATTGTCCGAGGACATCCTCACCGACAACCGATCCCAGTTCGTCATCGAACCGCTGGAGCCGGGATTCGGCTACACCCTGGGCAATTCGCTGCGTCGCACCCTGCTGTCGTCGATTCCCGGCGCGGCCGTCACCAGCATTCGCATTGACGGTGTGCTGCACGAGTTCACCACGGTGCCGGGGGTCAAAGAAGATGTCACCGAGATCATCCTGAATCTCAAGAGCCTGGTTGTGTCCTCGGAGGAGGACGAGCCGGTCACGATGTACCTGCGCAAGCAGGGGCCCGGCGAGGTTACCGCCGGCGACATCGTGCCGCCGGCCGGTGTCACGGTGCACAACCCCGGCATGAACATCGCGACGCTGAACGACAAGGGCAAGCTGGAAGTCGAACTGGTCGTCGAGCGTGGCCGCGGCTACGTGCCGGCGGTGCAAAACCGGGCGTCGGGTGCCGAAATCGGTCGTATTCCAGTCGATTCCATCTACTCGCCGGTGCTCAAGGTGACCTATAAGGTGGACGCCACCCGTGTCGAGCAGCGCACCGACTTCGACAAGCTGATCCTCGACGTGGAGACCAAGAGTTCGATCACCCCGCGCGACGCGCTGGCGTCGGCGGGCAAGACGTTGGTTGAGTTGTTCGGCCTGGCACGCGAACTCAACGTCGAGGCCGAAGGAATCGAGATCGGGCCGTCGCCGGCCGAGGCCGACCACATCGCGTCGTTCGCCCTGCCGATCGACGACCTGGACTTGACCGTGCGGTCCTACAACTGCCTCAAGCGCGAGGGGGTGCACACCGTGGGCGAGCTGGTGTCGCGCACCGAATCCGACCTGCTCGACATCCGCAACTTCGGTCAGAAGTCCATCGACGAGGTGAAGGTCAAGCTGCACCAGCTGGGCCTGTCGCTCAAGGACAGCCCGCCGAGCTTCGACCCCTCGGAGGTCGCAGGCTACGACGTCGCCACCGGCACCTGGTCCACCGAGGGCGCCTACGACGAACAGGATTACGCCGAAACCGAACAGCTCTAA
- the rplQ gene encoding 50S ribosomal protein L17, whose translation MPKPTKGPRLGGSSSHQKAILANLATSLFEHGRITTTEPKARALRPYAEKLITHAKKGTLHNRREVLKKLRDKDVVHTLFAEIGPFFADRDGGYTRIIKVEARKGDNAPMAVIELVREKTVTAEANRARRVAAAQAKAKTAQAEPAEEPEAKAAQAEPAEQPEAKAAQAEPAEEPGEAPDEVPEEAPEN comes from the coding sequence ATGCCCAAGCCCACCAAGGGCCCTCGCCTCGGCGGGTCGTCTTCGCACCAGAAGGCGATTCTGGCCAACCTGGCCACGTCCCTGTTCGAGCATGGGCGGATCACGACCACCGAGCCGAAGGCCCGGGCGCTGCGGCCATACGCGGAGAAGCTGATCACGCACGCCAAGAAGGGCACGTTGCACAACCGGCGCGAGGTGCTCAAGAAGCTCCGTGACAAGGATGTGGTGCACACCTTGTTCGCCGAGATCGGACCGTTCTTCGCCGACCGCGACGGTGGCTACACCCGCATCATCAAAGTCGAGGCGCGTAAGGGCGACAACGCTCCGATGGCCGTGATCGAACTGGTTCGGGAAAAGACGGTGACAGCGGAGGCCAATCGGGCACGCCGGGTAGCCGCCGCGCAGGCGAAGGCCAAGACGGCGCAAGCCGAGCCGGCCGAAGAGCCTGAGGCCAAGGCGGCGCAGGCTGAGCCGGCCGAACAGCCTGAGGCCAAGGCGGCGCAAGCCGAGCCGGCCGAAGAGCCTGGGGAGGCCCCTGACGAGGTCCCTGAAGAGGCCCCCGAGAATTAG
- the truA gene encoding tRNA pseudouridine(38-40) synthase TruA, with translation MGRPLTRSLKRPPRISGVVRLRLDIAYDGTDFAGWAVQAGQRTVAGDLDDALTTVLRTPVRLRAAGRTDAGVHATGQVAHLDVPAAALPNAYPRAHAAGDPEFLPLLRRLGRLLPADVRVLDITRAPAGFDARFSALRRHYVYRLSTAPYGVEPQQARYVTAWPRALDVDAMAVASRHLLGLHDFAAFCRRRDGATTIRDLQRLDWLRDGELVTAHVSADAFCWSMVRSLVGALLAVGERRRTAAWCRDLLTATVRSSDFAAAPAHGLTLIRVDYPPDDQLASRNLITRDLRSR, from the coding sequence CTGGGGAGGCCCCTGACGAGGTCCCTGAAGAGGCCCCCGAGAATTAGTGGCGTTGTCCGTCTGCGGCTCGATATCGCCTACGACGGAACCGATTTCGCGGGCTGGGCGGTACAGGCGGGTCAGCGCACGGTAGCGGGCGATCTCGATGACGCCTTGACAACCGTGCTGCGCACCCCGGTGCGGCTGCGCGCGGCCGGACGCACCGATGCGGGAGTGCACGCCACCGGGCAGGTCGCCCACCTTGATGTGCCCGCCGCTGCCTTGCCGAACGCCTACCCGCGCGCGCACGCCGCCGGTGATCCGGAGTTCCTGCCGCTGCTGCGGCGGCTGGGCCGGTTGCTGCCCGCCGATGTGCGGGTCCTCGATATCACCCGCGCGCCAGCCGGTTTCGACGCCAGATTCTCGGCGCTGCGGCGACACTACGTGTACCGGTTGTCGACAGCGCCCTACGGTGTCGAGCCGCAGCAGGCGCGCTACGTCACCGCCTGGCCGCGCGCGCTGGATGTCGATGCGATGGCCGTTGCATCGCGGCATCTCTTGGGGTTGCACGATTTCGCGGCGTTCTGTCGTCGTCGCGACGGTGCTACCACCATCCGGGACTTGCAGCGGTTGGACTGGTTGCGCGATGGCGAGCTGGTCACCGCGCACGTCAGCGCCGACGCATTTTGCTGGTCGATGGTGCGGTCACTTGTTGGAGCGCTGCTGGCGGTCGGCGAGCGTCGGCGCACGGCCGCTTGGTGCCGTGACTTGCTCACCGCGACCGTACGATCGAGCGACTTCGCGGCCGCGCCGGCGCACGGGTTGACGTTGATCCGGGTGGACTATCCGCCCGATGACCAGCTCGCGTCGCGGAACTTGATTACTCGGGATCTGCGCTCGCGCTAG